The following DNA comes from Anopheles arabiensis isolate DONGOLA chromosome 3, AaraD3, whole genome shotgun sequence.
GCCGCCACCACCCCATCCATCAGCGACTTGGTGCCATTGGCAAAGTTGGGGAACTCGAACACACCGGGCGGTCCGTTCCAGACGATGATCTTGGAGCGGGCGATCGGGGCCGCGAACGCTTCGCGCGACTTCGGCCCAATGTCCAGGCCCATGTGGCCGGCCGGGATGCCGCTGGCCACCGTGGCCTCGCCGGTCGCCGCATCCTCCGCGAACTTGTCGCCCGTCACAAAGTCAACCGGGAGGTGCAGCTGCACATTGTTCTTCTTCGCCTTGTCCACGAGGTTCTGCACGATCTTGGCACCCTCGGCATCGAACAGCGAGCCGCCGATCTCCATGTTGTTCAGCACCTTCAGGAAGGTGAACGCCATACCGCCGCCGATGATCATTTCGTTCACCTTGTCCAGCAGGTTCTCGATCAGCTGGATCTTGTCCGCCACCTTCGCGCCGCCCAGGATGGCCAGGAACGGGCGGGGCGGGTTGTCGAGCGCCTGCGAGAAGTAGCGCAGCTCCTTGTTCAGCAGCAGACCGGCCGCCCGCTGGCTGTAGCCCTCGCCCATCATCGAGCTGTGGGCACGGTGGGCCGTACCGAACGCATCGTTCACGTACACGTCGCCCAGCTTGGCCAAGCTTTCGCGGAATGTTTTCACCTTATCTTTGTCGGCCTTAACCTGTGCATTCCCGAGCCATCgagggaagaaagaaagaaaggagaaaaacgAAAGTGAGTTCATTATGCAATGCATGAGGGATTGTTCGGGTGATAATCGCAGTGTGCCCGCCAGCGGCAGTAAACAAAGCAGCCACTATTTTTAGCCCTCTGTCCATTGTCTCCGCATCGCCGTTGCTATGGTGATAAGCTGCACCCAGCTGCTCCCTTACCTTATTGCCGCTCGCATCGACACCCTTGCCTTCCTCCTCCACGTAGAAGCGGACGTTTTCCAGCAGGATGACCGAACCCGGAGCCGGATCCTTGCAGGCCGCCTCCACCTCCGCCCCGACGCAATCGTTCAGGAAGGTTACATCACGCCCGAGCAGTTTCTTCAGCTCGTCCGCTACCGGGGCAAGCGTGTACTTGGCGTTTTTGTTACCGTCCGGGCGGCCCAGATGGGACGCCAGCACCACCGACTTGGCACCCTTCTCGAGCGCAAACTTGATGCTGTCGAGCGCGGCCACAATGCGCTGATTGCTGGTAATTTTGCCCTCCTTGATGGGGACGTTGAAATCGACACTGTGGGAAAAAACGGGACGGGGAGCATTGATGATTAAACGAAACGATTCGGGCCATGATAAGGGAACGTGGATCGAACGGATCCAAGAAGGCGGTGATAAAGTGCTTGTAGCTTACCGCATAAACACCCGCTTGCCCTTCAGATCGACGTTTTCGATGCTAAGCTTGTTGAGAGCCATTTTCACAGTCGACAGTAATGCACGGGATAGCTTGCTGATGGTGGAATGGGAACAGATGTACACCGCAATTTTCCAAGTGGATCCAAGGAAAATCAACTCTCGCGCACCGACTCGGCTATTGTTGCTATAACGTCTGTTTGGTAAAATTTTCACCGATCTTGAAATGTGTGAATGTCACATCAAGGGCATCACAGTGGGACCACGGTGCGGTCGATGCGACGTGACATTTGGTGTGAAAAGTTGGGTTAtttttgctgatttttttagttttattaacCAAATAAAACTATTGCTTTAATAAAGTAGGACTTCAAATTGGTGTGTATTTTatgaatataaattaaattgattttattggtcaatcaaaaaaaactcaacaattCATGTAGCGCACCTTTCCGAACGATGCTGCTTAAATGCTCTACGGTACCTCAATGCAGCGTGGAAGCTGTTTAATGGAGGACGAAGAGATTATCGATCGAAAGAGGGATTCCGTTatttagtaaaacaatttatttcatatgaCCCTACGACAAGTGCCTTACTGGCAGCGTTTCGATTAAATGTTATCGTAAATCTGCTAATATGTTAAATAATACCAATGAAATTTTAACAATCCTTGTCATCAGTCAACAATAACTGCCCAGAAACGCCCAATTGCACATAATAAAGGTacagtatatatatatttcgcTATTTATAATATTCCATTGGATTCATAAATTGAT
Coding sequences within:
- the LOC120903020 gene encoding phosphoglycerate kinase, with translation MALNKLSIENVDLKGKRVFMRVDFNVPIKEGKITSNQRIVAALDSIKFALEKGAKSVVLASHLGRPDGNKNAKYTLAPVADELKKLLGRDVTFLNDCVGAEVEAACKDPAPGSVILLENVRFYVEEEGKGVDASGNKVKADKDKVKTFRESLAKLGDVYVNDAFGTAHRAHSSMMGEGYSQRAAGLLLNKELRYFSQALDNPPRPFLAILGGAKVADKIQLIENLLDKVNEMIIGGGMAFTFLKVLNNMEIGGSLFDAEGAKIVQNLVDKAKKNNVQLHLPVDFVTGDKFAEDAATGEATVASGIPAGHMGLDIGPKSREAFAAPIARSKIIVWNGPPGVFEFPNFANGTKSLMDGVVAATKAGTVSIIGGGDTASCCAKWGTESQVSHVSTGGGASLELLEGKVLPGVDALSSA